The Brienomyrus brachyistius isolate T26 unplaced genomic scaffold, BBRACH_0.4 scaffold314, whole genome shotgun sequence DNA window CGCCTTCTTTGCCGAGAGTCTCACTGGCGACTTCGTGTTCCACGGCTCCATTTACCCCAAACTCAAGTTCTGGGGCAAGAGTGTAGAGGCGGAGCCACGGGGGACCATCACACTGGAGCTGCTCAGGTGAGActgcgccacccccccccccccccccggtttgaGGGAAAGACCAATCCCAGAACCTCAAACTGATTAAGTAAAACCTCACCTAATATATTTACTTATGGTCAAGGACTCAAGTTTTGTCATTTGCATAAGTGCAATGAGATAAATACTGTATAACGATACAGAACAATAACTTGATAGTGAGAACAGTAACgttcatatactgtatatgttatATGTGCAATCGTTTGTGTGCATTGCCTTCCTGCTGAAGTTTTCTAATCATAAAGGATGGGTGGAGGCAGATAATAGTCATTGTGGTGTGTGTACGTGTTTTTCAGGCATAAAGAGGCCTACACGTGGACAAACCCTTTCTGCTGTGTACATAACGTCATATTAGGCAAACTCTGGATAGAGCAGTACGGCACTGTGGAGATCGTCAATCACAGGTGAGCAGGTCTCGCTCTCTGGGACACGCCCCCACTGGGTATTGCCTCCGCCACTTATCTGCCGCTGACTGATCGCTGCAAGTCGCGTTTCTCGCCCCCAACCCTGGCGCCTGCGTCACGACTCTCCTGATGTTTGATCTTGTGCAACGTGAGCTGAGGTCACTGGTTATTGAGCTTGTACTTGAAGGTGCGGTTTGACGACGCGCTTCTCCCAGGGGCGTGGCGGCCTTGCTCAGATGAGACGCGAACCGCGTTAATGCCTGCTTGTTAAGGGCTTTTGGATGCCCCTTTACCTCAGCCCTGCAGGGGAGTTTAACCtttctctgcctgtctctcctCCCCGGGACAGTACTGGTGAGAAGTGTGTGCTGAACTTCAAACCCTGTGGCATGTTTGGCAAGGAGCTACACAGAGTGGAGGGCTACATCCAGGACAAGAGGTgagactctgcccccccccccccccccccccatattacacaattaatttctttattttatatatatatatatatatatcgtgtTTAACAGTGCCAATCTGGATACATTTATCCATCTAGCAGTGAAGTACATTTGTAAAAGGTCAAAGGAGTTCGTGTCAGTCACGTAGCGCCTCTTCCTCCCAGTAAAAAGAAACGCTGTGTAATCTACGGCAAGTGGACGGAGTGTCTGTGGAGTGTTGACCCACAGGCGTTCGAGGCGTACAAGAAGGCCGAGAGGAAGGGAGACATTAAGAAGCAGAAGCAGGTATGGCAAACTACGCCTCCGGGAGCCCGGCTCTGCCTCCTGCTGGAGAGTTCGGTCTGAGGCATAGTAACCCTACTCCATTCTGTCTCCGTATCCGTTCATTTACCGAAGGCTGATTTTTAGTTTGCTCAGCAGATTTgtgaattcttttttttttattgctgttatGAAGTGTTTACTCTGTGGTAGGATGGAGCAGGTTGTCACTGCAGGTTTGATAGATAGCCCCAGTCGTGTGAGTGCTGTTTGCCTTCCGGTGCTGAATTGTACACTATGCTGCTTTAGTCATTACTGCACCCCCCGGCAGTCCTTTATTATGGTAGCGTGTGATATGCAGTATGATTTATTCTGCACAGCGGTCTGAATTTTCCAGATCAACTTGATTCCTTTGCCGGTGGAGGCGGGTGTGCCCCGCTGACGCTCTGCTGCCGTTCCCGCAGGAGGAGGTCACAGGAGCCGAGAACGAGGACGCCGACGAGATGCCGGACGTGCAGGAGACCGTGGCGGTCATCCCGGGCAGCACACTGCTCTGGAGGATATCGTCCCGACCCGCTCACTCTGCGGAGGTGATGCAGCCGGTGACGTGGGGCAAGGAGTTCCACCTCCAGCAGAAAGTGCCCTCCGTGTCCGTTTTTAAATGCTGGCATCGAGTGCCGTAACATCATGCTCTcgtcttccttttgttttcctCCTAACAGATGTATAATTTCACTAACTTCGCTGTCACCCTGAATGAACTGGAGCCGGGCATGGAGGCCGTGCTGGCCCCCACAGACTGCCGTCTGCGGCCCGACATCCGGGCCATGGAGACCGGAGACATGGGTACCGGCTCCCTTTTCGCCTGATCCATCTGTACCTATTCTTGCTGGTCCAGGAGATAACTGTTAATCGATTCATCCCTTGTTAtacattaaaatacattttgtctGGTGAATCAACCACTTCATTTGTCTCGTCATTCTGTGCTGCCAGTGGAGCTATCAGACCCCCCATGAAGCGTGTTGCTTTTCTTTGCAGATCTGGCCAGCAAGGAGAAGGAGAGGCTGGAGGAGAAGCAGCGGGAGGCTCGCAAGGAGCGGGCCAAGGATGAGCAGGACTGGTCCACGCGGTGAGCCGGGGTGGGGCGGGTGTTCTCCTTGTGGACACATCCAAATGATGCTCTGCAATGGAGAAGGAAAAACCCTGAACAGAAATCAGCTTgtacaggaaatgacatcaccaGTACAGAAGTGAAAAACATTCTACAAGTTTCTGCAACACTTCAGTAAGATGTTGCTTTACTCTATTCCAGGTGGTTCCAGTCAGGCACAAATCCATATGTGGGAACCCAGGATTGGATCTACACTGGGGGGTACTTTGATAGGAACTACACTGACTGTCCTAATATCTACTGATGGTATGGGGGCGGGGCCATGCCTCCCCACGTCCCTTCACAAAATCTTCACAATGTCTCCAGTGGGAACTCTGAAAATCCTTAGATGCATCTGttccttttgttttttattcGGCACAATTTCCAACATCCATATGAATACCCCTGCATATACGTAGCCGGTTCTGCCTGAACCCGTCACAACAACGTAAAAATCAGGGATTTAAACCATCGCTCGACTGTAGAAATGTATTTGGAGACGAGTCGTCCAATATGTCTCAGTTATGAAATGTGAGGCTTTATTTTGTATGTGGAATATATTTTGCTAACCTCAGTGTCATTATTGGGAATGAAATGGCAGAATGGAAATAATCAAGGCAGGAAAGTTGGTTAAGGAACGTGGAATGGCTTTGCACGGTCAAAGTTTGTACTAGTGGCAGGACATGGATGCTGAACCATGGAGCAAGGTGCTTTACGGTCATTTAAACGTATAGCTGTATAAACTGGTAATGTGTAAATGTTAAGCTATGTAGATAGGGGCTtctgacaaataaaaaaaaaatgtaatcaaaGTTTTAAATGGTGTTTCTCAGCTATTGGGAAAGGTTAATATGCACACTTTTGTTTGAGACCTTAACCTGACAGTCCTAAAATAAGGCACAATTTTCTAGGTGTCTAGAGTTAGATGATTAATAGGTATTTACCGTTTCATTAATCAATATGTCCCTGTATGCGCTGATACCTAAATCACCTGGCATTCTGGATGGACTGTTTGCTGTTGAATAGGCGCAGTATAAACACTGCAACACCTTGTATTTTTGTTGTCGCTACCTTTTGCGTCTGTGTGTTTCAAACTGATAGCTTAGGATTCATCTCAGTACAATATGAACATCATTTGCTATCCCTTAGCAGATTCACATGAGGCTTGAATTAATACATATTAACTTCCAATGGTACAGACCACCGAAATTGTTCGATCTCTCCCACCTCAGCTTTAACAGAGTATTCGGATCTTCAGGTACACATTTAATTTTAGTATAAAGATTAACACTTATTTTTGTACTAAAATGTTAAAATGAGCCTGAAACATTGTTTCAGTCATTTGCATTATTTATAAGAGCACCGGAATATTGTGCTTTGATCCTCTGCTTGTCTCAAAGAGTAGGCTGCTGGTTGGCCCGCTGAGGGATGTTTTGAAATAGGATTGACCAATGGGCTGACTGATGCATGTGAGCAGTGAACATGAAGAATAGCTAGTGATAAAGGAACCTGTACGAAGATGTCCCTGTATTGTAATCCATTATTTGGAGGACTTTGCAAAAACAAATGTTAAAGCTTTTCACATTTTTAATCGCGAAAGGCCCTTTGCCAAAACCTAATATTAACATCTGAATATCAGTGGTAGACAGGAGAATGAGCTGCTGGTCTCTTTTCTATCAGTATTCCTCGTTCTGTCTTAATCCCGCAGTTATAGCATCTTCACACAATCCTGACAGTTGAGCCTCGTATGTACAGGACAGCAGTGACTGTGTAACCTGGCTGATTTAATGTGAATTCAGTGAAACATTGTAATTATGGGTTTTAACTCCTGTTTTCCTGCATGCGTATTGAACACATTTTAAGTGACACAGTACGGCAGCTGCTTAGTACCCTGTTTTCCCAGTTTCTAAACTCACCCTAAGTGGATTGTAATATTTACCACCATTACCATAGTAAGATGTGTACGAGAAAGATTGCCAGGACGTGCATCGTGTGGAAAGTATCAAGCTGAGTGGTTTTTGTGTTTGATTCTTGAGTGCATTTTAGTGTTGGATGATTTTTCTCAGCTCAGAAAGTGTGCCCCCACCTCGTAAATAGTTTCCAAATTCAATAatcattatataaaaaatatatatatatttaaaaagtgtCTTTTTTGGAGTCTGTGAACCTAAGCACTGTTAGAATGTGGtcagcaacccaccccccccccccccccccccaatgtcctTTAAGCTTTGACATGTCCTGGGAAACACGGCAGCTTATCATCGTGAACATTAGCATGCACATACATGATGGATTACAGGCAGATGATCAGTGGGGTCACTGTTCTCCGGTCTAGTTTGCGTTATGAATTCAGATGCATATTTTCACTTACTACGTTACAGGAAATATTTCAGCTAAATTAGCCAGTTTCAGTAGAACAGCTTCAAAAAGTGATGTAGTCTTCCACATTAGGCATTAATCACTGACAGTGTACCTTATCCTATACGCGAGACCTGCCTCGTCATAATACTTAAAATTTCACATGGTCTAAAACTCTCAAATCTATGCAAACAACAATGtctttgggtgtgtgtgtgtgtgtgtgtgtgtgtgtgtcagctgtATACAATTTAAAAACTACATAAAAGGTTGAGATTCCCCCTCACTGCAGGTGTAAGTGGATGTCACGATTAGATAGATAAACGCCTGTGTGTTGAATGTACATATCCATCGTTATTTTCAGAGTGTCAGGATGGGAAGAGTTCACCATATCCTGAAAAATATCTTCGGGATTTTGGGGTTAAGGAGACATTTCTCACTCCTTTTAAGCATGTCGTGTTGCTTTTGACCTCATTTTCAGTAATCGAATAATGAGAGatttcatgaaatacattttattttgacattaaatgtttCAAAAACCCATTGATTTATGGGGGAAAAGTTCTGCTTTGCTAATCTGTTGCACATCACTTATGCCTGATTGTTATCTACATGTTAAAACAGGTGAACTAACTGTACAGGTGTCTACATATTTTCACCATGATtgtacagaaaatataaaacgtTGCTCTGCTGCTGGTCGTTTCTACACTTCATTACTGTCTGTCTGTACATTTGGTAATTTGTAAACtagcaatataaaaaaaaatcactaatgtAACACCATTAAATGatagtttttattttactttgtgtTTTTTGTGTATTTCTTTTCGATTGTTAATCTACAGTCCCAACTACATCATGCAACTGGCAATGTaaaacatttgtttatttacaaacactgcaaagggtGTTTGcagtaataaaatattttgtgcaactggtttatttttaatattttaaattattaaactTGGGGTTGGCGCTGTGGAAAGTGTCATGACCTGTGAAAATGTTCAGTACTTAACTATATTCATTAGGTTACTTGCTGatttaatgtaaaaaaatatagaaataaaattttaaccagtttaagtttgttcttttttttattatttaaaataaacaacTAGTGAACAAGTCTTTTTCATTTCCTGAACTGTTTTATGCTGAACGATGATACTACCCTTtagagcaggggtagggaacctgatccggtggggtgcaggtttttgggatggcctctcaatcagccaataacagtggattccaatgactggagttgagaatcgcagctttattattggctgatcaggttccctacccctgctttAGAGAATCTGCATAACACTAAGTCAAGGAACCCTACTCGGAGCGTAACAACTGTGCGTCTGATCAACCCATATGCGCAGATGTTGC harbors:
- the osbpl2b gene encoding oxysterol-binding protein-related protein 2b, translating into MNNEDEFYDAVTGLDSDESCEGTSEASFKDAIVFDGHPKDNGAPLQENGIKRHRTTLPAPMFSRNDFSIWGILKKCIGLELSKITMPIVFNEPLSFLQRITEYMEHTYLIHKAGSLSDSLDRMQAVAAFAVSAVASQWDRTGKPFNPLLGETYELTREEQGFRLISEQVSHHPPISAFFAESLTGDFVFHGSIYPKLKFWGKSVEAEPRGTITLELLRHKEAYTWTNPFCCVHNVILGKLWIEQYGTVEIVNHSTGEKCVLNFKPCGMFGKELHRVEGYIQDKSKKKRCVIYGKWTECLWSVDPQAFEAYKKAERKGDIKKQKQEEVTGAENEDADEMPDVQETVAVIPGSTLLWRISSRPAHSAEMYNFTNFAVTLNELEPGMEAVLAPTDCRLRPDIRAMETGDMDLASKEKERLEEKQREARKERAKDEQDWSTRWFQSGTNPYVGTQDWIYTGGYFDRNYTDCPNIY